ATTCTTTTGCCACTTGGTTAAAAGTCTCTTCATCCATAGAGCCCTTAACTCTTCCTAATGAAATTGTAACCTTTACTTTTTCGAAAGGCAAATTTCCCTGTTTTAATACATCGGAAAATCTGGCAATGGAATCAGTAAGCGTTTTCTTTGCCTCTGTCCAGGTCTTTTCAATCTGATTCAAATGATTTTCATAATATGAACGTTCAATATCTAATGATGCCAAATATTCTTCCATATCATTTTTTAATTTTTCCTTATTCAATAAAGCGCCTCTTAATTCTTCCTGCTTTTCTTCCATTGAAGATAATATTGAGTCCAATTGGTTCTTTTCTTCCTGTAAAATCTGCTTTCTTTCATCCAACTCCTCAAGAAGCGCTCCTGTATTTCGGCTTAAATCTCTAATAATATTTATTCTTCTTATTAAATCAGAAAAACTGTCTGCAGAAAGAATGATTTCCAAATTAGACGCCGGCCCTCTTCTTTGATAAAGTTGAAGTACTTCCTTTAATGTATTTTTTTTCTGTTCATAGATACATTCTTCTTTTTCAAGACGAAACGATACATTTTCAATTTCATTTTTTAACTTTTTAATATCTTCTTGTATTTCAGCTTGCTGCCGCTCCATTTCTTCAATATCCTGTAAAAGAAAGAATAATTCCTGAAGTACTTTTTTTTCACTTTCAGTAATTGAACCAAGTTTGTGTCTTGTCTC
The Defluviitalea raffinosedens genome window above contains:
- a CDS encoding coiled-coil domain-containing protein; translation: MYIKRIHILSFALIVGFYIFCSASVGLAQEQESIFSETRHKLGSITESEKKVLQELFFLLQDIEEMERQQAEIQEDIKKLKNEIENVSFRLEKEECIYEQKKNTLKEVLQLYQRRGPASNLEIILSADSFSDLIRRINIIRDLSRNTGALLEELDERKQILQEEKNQLDSILSSMEEKQEELRGALLNKEKLKNDMEEYLASLDIERSYYENHLNQIEKTWTEAKKTLTDSIARFSDVLKQGNLPFEKVKVTISLGRVKGSMDEETFNQVAKEYLTNQNVEFHFYENKINVIIPDSQFLVSGSFIIVDGHTLQFVAEEGSFYGMPLTDESLKEIFKNGEVKLNLEPVLYGNELDTVNIKDGYLEITSKISFF